Below is a window of Lepisosteus oculatus isolate fLepOcu1 chromosome 8, fLepOcu1.hap2, whole genome shotgun sequence DNA.
ATGATGTGAACCAATCAAACAAGCTtttcaaatgtctttaaaaatgtactgaaaGACAGAACCCAGgtttttcatattctgtctctTCTCTACCACCATACtctaaagtttcaaaaatcacGATAAAAGTAAATGATTCTATACAACTATGCTTCGCTACAGAATATTATTTGACAGTAATAATACCTGACAGAGCAGCTGGACTCCCTTTATAAAATCCCCAGCTATTACCTGATTATGATTTTGCTGGTCATGTTCATTTTAAGATTAAAAACATATTCTCGTCTCGTAACTTTAGAgtgtttaaggaaaaaaaacaattaggaATTTAGACGAATTATGGTGTAGTCAACAATATGGTTTCTTGGTTGTCTACGTTTTGAGTCACAAATTGGCAAACAGAGACCTGCATTTAGCAGCCTCTCAGCAACACAGTTTTGTAGGAGAGGAAAAAAGATGGACATTCAAGTACAGTGTATGTTACTAACGTAACACTAGCAAAGCTATTCATCATTTGGATTTACTATTTAGAGATagcaatacatattaaaatgaaatatactCCACACCCCTATTTAGGAAGGGTTATGGGTCTTGAATGAACAGAACAACATTAGTATTCTCAAATGTGCCTGCACAGTGTTACTGTATCTTTCCCAGGACGTTTGAAACAGATACCCTatttatttgaatgtttctATGGCCTCAGGCATGATATATTCTTTGAGCTTCCTTGCAAATTAATACTCCATCAGGTTGCATGGTACAGACACCTGCAATACAATTCACACACAGcggcttttccttttttttcttgaaaatgaaGTTTCTTTAGGCTTTTCAACATACTTGAAAATGTTGACTTTTCATTCAATTCTATGCCACTTCATTTCATTCATAGTGTCAATGGTTTATAGTGTAGCAGTCTGATtctttgttgtattttcttgATTTAAAGAGAAAAGTTTTTTGAAGGCAAAAGAGAATTATAATAACAGCTACAGCATTTTTGTGCAACTCCATAAGATTTTACACTGTATGGGGTTACCCCAGGAGAAATTATATTTCCTTAGCCTTACTGAGCCAACAAAATTAACAATAACTTTAGATTTTGCTGGCTAGTATTCTCTGAAAGGATATACTGCATTTTTCCAGCATACATAAATTACTATAAATTGTTCTAAATAAGCCTAAAAGTCTTTTTAGGATTTATGTACTGCAATCACCAATCAACAACACCATTGTTATGTTCTCAAGTGTTTCAAACtacaaaaggcaaaaataaattaagcttAACCAGCACATCAGTAGCCACAGGCTACCAGATTCCTGAGAATTTCAGTGGTAGTGTATAATTGTACCTATGACCCAGGGGTCAGATTAGTCAATTGTCAGGATGTAGGAGTTCAACATGCATAAACAATGTGGAGCTCACAGAAACATAAAACTCTAAAACCAAGTgtatataaatatgttttttattggGTAAGGTAAACAACTATTCAATCTGAAGGCAACATTAACAAATAATAAGGCCAAAGAGCCTTCTTAAAGAATTTTCATTAGATTTCCATGATGATAAATAcagatttattttgtctttgcaattttccagtttttaaaaacaagtaactCCAATGAAGGAATCACCTGGCTTTGACAATCTAAACAATACATATAGATACCGTATATGAAAATAATATGACATTATATTTGGCCATTTCCTTTAATCACACTCATATGGCGAATGCAATTTTAATTCTGATTTAGGGGTGCAAATCgccaaaaaaaaagacttcagtTTAAAGTCAAGGAACATATTAAGTgggacagaataaaataaatacttgcTCACACCCTAAAACATTGACAGTGTTATCAGGGTTGCACATGCAGGATTGCAGGATTTGGCAACAGCTTTTGATCATACCATTTGCAAACTGCTGCTGGACAAGCAATAGGCAAAAGAACAGAACGTATATGTTTCAAAGTTTCAACACACATGCTTCAACTTCAGTGGGTCTCCCCCAGTTGTTAATGGCAGCAATTCAAGTAACAGCAGGGCAAAAAAGGCAGGCAAGCAGGGAGCATTACATTCAAAGAGCTGAGCGAGTGACCGGTGAACTAATGGAGGAATGGTAAAACCATTATACTTTGAAATGAAAGGGCTATTAGCTAAATGCCTTACGTGTCCAATTTTCATTTCATAAGTGAAGGTGAGAGAAAAACAATACACTAAATCACTAGAGAAAGCCTTAAGTTGACATCTGTCATGCCATGACACAGATGTCACATGTCAGAAGCTGTAATAGCCATTTACCACTGTCACAAAGAGTGCTTCTCAGAATGAGATTGCTTAATTCATAGGACAACATGTGGCACCCCAGGAGATCCCAGCATGCACTTCCTTCAGAAAGCACAAATCCCACTCACTAGTGTGCAGTTACATTTAGACAAGACTGTCAGTCCACATAAACAGCAAAATACTTAATGTATTAAACTCAATAACTGCAGAAATATATTGAGAATACAAGCAATACAAAAACATCAAAGTGtatattttttgcagttttattgaTAACTACAGCACAGCATCTCTACATATTGtgctttaaaacacaaattgtATGATGGACAATGAAAGTACCATTGAAGAGCAAGTAAACCAGGCTGTAGACAACAAAGAGGCAAAGCACACAGAAATGTTATGATTTAAAGGTCAAACCAGTAAAATAAGTTCaaatagtattttttatattgttggTTCAATACTTGTCTTTCAACTATTACTGAGCATCATTAAACTACAAAAATACCTTATCTGTAAGAAAGAGTAATTATCCAGTTTCctagtaaagaaaataaatacactgcaaatgaaaattaaactgACTGAAGAACTAAAGGGCGTTTTAAACTAATCTGTTTTAGATTATTTCAAATCCCAGTTATCACAGTCATAAAAAATCTAACTTTTATTGTAATTTGAATCCTTGTAGTATGTCTCCTCCAATAATATAAGAACAGTCTcttatttgtcttataggtTTACAATTAAAGAAACGTTTACAATTTCAGTAAAACACACAACGAGGAATTGCAATAAACGTGCACCCAGCAGTTTCTTATTTTCTATTAGCTCAACTAATTCTTACAGTCATAAATTAaacaagttttctttttaaacatatGATCCACTACAACAGCACATAGGTCACGTCAGTTCAGATAATGGATCTGATTTAACCTTAAGACTTCATTATGCCCATAATGATCACTCAGGCCTAATCCCTCGACGATTGTCCAGGTGACAGCACAACCATACAGATACATATCAATTTATCTGATAACAATAACGGAGAACCTAAATTCCCATTTGATATGCTGTCAAATTATTTCAGGGTTCATGTCTACATGACTAATGGTATCTTTgcgttaaaaaaataaaacaacttaaGACATTTAAAAGTCATTTGATAAATCCCCCTGAAATTTTAATTCACGTTTACCTGTTGAACAGTGCCACCATGCGGTGATTACGACAGTGTCGAGTAAACAGAATTACATCGGCATATACGTGACTTGCAAAAGTATTAAATTCAcctattttaattgtatttatcaCACGTGTCATTCTTAAAGCCTTCCAGATATGTTTCAGAGAGACTATAGTtatattctgaatctctttaaGCAATGCAAATGAACAATTATTACCTTAGCAACAAAAAAGACGAGACGACGTTTTACATTAATACATTTGCTGCTGAATGTGGTCTTTCATAGTTATTCTAACACAGCATCGCGAAACTAATGCGCTAAAAATAACGCTAGTGGAATTCGCATTGCATAAATTCGCTATTAGCATTCATGAAACCTAAACTGAATTGTTGCAACAACATCGTAAAAATGATCTCAAACTACTTTTCTAGACCACTTTACAACAAGCCTACGTGTGGGCGACAGGCGCAGTCGTGgtacaaagcaaaaataactGAACAATTAACggtcatgaaaaaataaatgtacattttggTAAAAACACGTGTCCAAGGAATCGTGCGCCGTTAAATCACTACCGTGTAGTCTTTACACAAGAGTAAATGGGGAGATTGATACAGGTACAGGTGGCCATTCAAAATCCTAAAAGCTATCACAACATTACAATCAAACGTCAAAATAAGATAAGGTCACTTTAttcgccatatacaatttcttgcattaggaatttgtatttttcgcatactccaacttgctctccatgacagagagaagcttggggtcagagcgcagggtcagccattgaagagcgcccctggagcagttggggtaaaGGGTCTTGCACAGGgtcccaacggagtaggattcctctgccggctgtttCATAACACTAGTGAAAAACCCACTATTGATAACGGTATATCATTCAGTCTTTAAAAATTACCTGAGGAAATAATCTAAAGAGAAAGCGCATTTAAGACCGAAAATAGAAACTGCTCCTTTCCACAAAGGCCGGGTAAACAGACTTGTCTCGAACAGGGAACCAGTCCTGTGATGCTGCAGCTGGCTCTTGGAGAAGAGTCAACAGCACACGGACCACAGCTTCTGTTCACAGCGCAGCATATACGTCGAAAATTTCCGAAATGATCCGGAGAACACCGACAACCGCTAGAGTTTATGTGCGGTTGTGTCACAAGAACCAGGAGCGTGTCACGCCAATAACAAGGGCAAGGCAGACCCGGAAACTACGGCAGCCGAAAGGAGTCGGACCTCAGTGACtctagaggaaaaaaaatggcaGCTGCAGAAGGAGTCAGTGAAACCCAGAGCTCTGAAACGGAATCTCCGAAACTTTCCGATTTGCTCGATTACGGGTGGAAAGTGTTTGACGACGTGGACACCACGAACGAGCCCACCGGATCCCACCCAATCCAAGTTAAAGTCAAGCGTGGTATTATCCAGCTGGAGGAGGCTACGCGTATGGCCGCTCAACTCGACTTGTTCAGGTAGCTACTGAATTCAGCCCAAACATAAATTTGATCAACCCAGTCTGGTGAAGGCCTACCTATTACATTACAGATACCATTCAGCTATTATTAAAACTGCATAGCTTTAAATACGAATACGGGAACTGACACCACATGGGGATAAAATGTTTAGcctttctgctaaaaaaaaatgaaaataaaatcctgCAGTCTATTGGTTTGAGGTCTTGACATTGTGAGGTCCCGTTATATTATTCGTAGCATTTGAAGGCGAAGCAAAGGCACTATCATAACCATTAAAGACTGTTTTATAGGTGCGTTTAATTTTTAGATAAGAGTTGGAACAATTCAGTACGTGCCACGTTTATCaaacttaaaaatgttatttttttgttaacagtCGGAATGAAGAGTTAGAAGAAATAGCGACAGCCGATCTAAAATACTTGTTGTTACCTGCGCTTCTTGGAGCTCTGACGATGAAGCAGGTGAATCTGGCAAAGCGACTGGAGCAAGTCCAGAAGGCTAGGGCTTACTTCGTGGATTTTCTCAAACGATGCAAAGAGTATGACATCATGAAGTTCGAGCTCCCGAACTCAGTCGAGAGCCCCGACGGGAATTCCAATGAAACATCCGAAGATTTGGGCAATGGGCCGCCGCCATCTTTCCACCCGCCGGACCTGATCGCCATGGCAACTCAGAGACAAGCCAAGATAGAAAGGTGATCATTGCACCGGGCAAGCTCAAGCATTAAACCTTATCCAGTGATTGATaaatttgtgatacattattTTTCTGATTGTAACAAACTGAGTCTTAACTAGTCCCCATAGGTTTTCAAAGTAATTGCCTGCAGCTATTTCACCCTGCACCTCACAAATAGCAACCcagtgaagctaagcaggtgtgtgtctggccagtacctggattggagacctcctgggaaagctaaggttggtGCTGGAAGATGTGTTAGTGGGGCTAGTAGGGAGCTCTCACCACGtggtttgtgtgggtcctaataccccagtatattGATGGGGTCACTATAccgtaaaaaggtgctgtcctatggatgagacataaaaccaaggtcccaaCTCTCTGTGGCcgttaaaaatctcagggtatttctcgaaaagagtaagggtgttaaccccagtgtcctggccgaatttcccattggcctttaccaatcatggccttctaataatccccatatatgaattggctccatcattctgttctcctccccactgatagctggtgtgtggtgagcgtactggcacactatggctgccgtcacatcatccaggtggggatgcacactggtggtggaggagaaaagaaaagcgctatataagtgtaagcaattattatgaactttttggctgtggagccttctttaggatgctgaaatgtgtttctttcgttctcttttcagcaaggaataaacctttacttgttcctttgcagcctacgcatgctgatgcaaccACCTACTTGAATACAATCATAAACATCCTGTTTTATATATAACGTATAAACATGTTGTAGTGTATTATATGAAGGTGGTGTACAAAATACCAGAATTTGAGTTACATATAATCGTCGTATATTCAGCTGTAATAAAATATCTGTTCCCTCTGCTTTACCttgaacatttttgaaaaacagaTATAAACAGAAGAAGGCAACTGAAATGAAGCTGTCAGAGATCAAAGCCGCAGTAGAGAGTGGGCAAGCAGAAGATGAAATTGTGCGAGACTTCTACCTCCTGAATGTTCGGAAATGGATTACCATTGCCGTGGAGGAGATTGAAAGCATTGATCAAGAGATGGAAATTTTAAAGAGAATGAATGTACTTAAGAAGGTATGGTTTTGGGATTCCGATTGAGCAACCAGGGTTACAATGGGCCTTCACTTCTGTGTGTTGGATTTTGGTAATATTGAATTCATTGTCTTTGTATGTTTAGCACTCTGCCGAACCACCACAACGACAGCAGCAGAGACCTCCAATGAAACCATTCATTCTTACAAAAGATGTAGCTCAAGCTAGGTAAGTGTATAAATATGATCAGTTtctctattttaatttttttcttcagggttttccttaaaataagtagattacaaatgtaaaaacaggcaacggTATGAAGTTACATGATACAAGGAAGTATCACAGGAGCACATTAAGATTGGACAAGATGCCATTGATTTGGCCAAGAATGTATCCAAAAAAAGGGTCTTGAGTTGTTTTTTAAGTGTCATTAATATTGATTTGAAGATTACCGTCAATCCACTGCTTCAGGTGCATTCTGGGTGTATCCATTATGCATACCTGTTTTGAGAGCATAATGTGATAGAGTAGTTTTGGGATTCTGCAGCCTTTAACAACTTGTTGCCAAGATGCTGTCATTCTTCAGATACAAACATCTTTTACCAGCAGGTCTTGCTGTGgccaaataatttattttacaagtTGGTGGACACTGAGCTACCCTTCAATTACACTAGATTGCATCCATTTGTAGAAATTGTACTTTCTGAAATAAGTATAACCGACCTGCATTTTACTAGTACAACAAGTAGTGGTTAgatgcagtgattttattatttcactATTTATTGTCTCTATACCTCCTATATTAGTAGGTTCTTTCTTGTGAGCTCCCATGTATTTTAAGCtttgttgtgtttgttttttctgaaaaataaaagttaaaaaacattcttattTGATGGATTATTATCAGGATTACTCTTAAATACCTAGTGAGTAAATGTGGTTATGATAAAGACAATTTGAATCTCTATTGTTGccgtttattttttattttaagcagtACTCCACCAAATTAACCACTAAGAAGGGTAATCAAGGAAATATCTTGAATGTTTTTAGAGTCTTTGGTGCGGGATATCCCAGCCTTCCTACCATGACTGTGAGTGACTGGTATGAACAGCATAGGAAACAAGGAATGCTTCCTGACCAGGGAATCCCCAGGAGTGCAGGTAAAGTTTGTTCTGTTGTGGGGACCTGCATTGAAATTCGAAATGAAGTCGAATAATCTAGTTCCCTAAACCTCTAGTCCCCTTGAAATTAAACATTGGATGTGCTAAAAGGTGTTTGACCGAAAGGAGGGTTAATGCTAAAATCGTTTAGAACTGAAAACATCTTTCTTAAATTCAggccatatattttttttaattggatcaCTCTTTGATTTATACAACGTATCTCCCCAATGTCCGTTTTAAACACAATGAAGGCATTAATGTTTAACAAGACTCCTATATGCAGTCAGTTTTCATGGAGGTACAATATAGAGATCTACATGTATTCAAACAGATTAAAAATCACTTGGTACCAGTTTAAATCGCTCACAGAAGAATCCCCCAAATGGAAGAAGAGAAATGAAAAATCAGTTgtctttatctttttaaatatgtttcctTGTTCACGAGTGTTAGAGACATGGACTGTCACTGTTGTAGGACATTAAAGCCTTTCTCCCTTCAGCTGACGTTGATAACGAGGAGCGTGAGAAGGAAGAGAAGGAGAGGCAGATTGAAAACGATGATGAGGAGGCCTTGCAGAAGGCACGTGACTGGGACAACTGGAAGGACACGCATAGGAGAGGCTATGGCAACCGTAAAAATATGGGCTGAAGCTCCAGGCCCTGCCACAGTCCACTCCAGTTTTGTGAATTGATgtgcagttttcactgtattaacCTTGTGAGACGCAATGATAAACGCTTCAATTGAAATGGCTGACATTTCTCCCTGGCAAAAAGATGTCAAGAAATAGAACTTGCCGTTTCAAGTTGGGTTAGTGAATTGTTGAGAGAGGTTTATGtggctttttattttctgtcacaGCTTTTACAGTCTGTGTATGTATTGACTATGAATTGGCTATTGACTATGAATTGGAATGTTAACCCTGTTAACAAagggattttttaaatgagtatTCTTCCTTGGGGACATCTGTCAAcatgaggaagatgtgctcttTAAGCCAAAATAGCCTTGTTTAAGCAGGTTCACATGCCTTTTGATATTAAACGTTTCCTGTTCcttaatgttttgtttcctgGTAATCCAGCCCCCAGTAAAATTCAGtgatttgttttatataaatgCTTAATTTATGCTACGCCATACCCAGAAACCCACCCGTTTAGTTAAAATTGAAGTTGGGTTTGGTTTGTGTGAATTATCAGGTAAGTGTATAGTTAGCTATTGAGGTTgccataacagaaaaaaacagtatacaAATTAGTCTTAGGAGGTCAAAAGTAGACTGGTAGGTCTACTCCATCTACTGTACAattaaaagatttgtttttaatattgtagTGTTATTTCCAAGGAAAATTGGTAAGTGTGCAGTAATGAAACTAACAATCTTTAGGGTATTTTCAAGTTaaatttccattatttttacagtgaaaaaaaacactactcAACACTGACAGTGGGTTTAGATATTTAACTTAGTCTTAAAAACAGCAGCCACTGCATTTGACAGATTTTCTCAAGGTTTTGAAAAATGCACCCATCTCCTCTTCCAGTGAAATGCTGAAAGTAAAAAGCTGAAAACAGATTCTAAGCAACTTTCTGTATCTGAATTTTTGAATGACTGCTTAGGTGACTTCAACATatacaatatttgtttaacatAAAAAGTAAGGAATTGTGCATTTAATAATCGGTTAGTTCCTGCACAGGCAGCTGCTGTATTTTAAGTTTTGCAGGTAAATTTTGTGTAGATAAACTTTGAGAAGTAATTTTCTGCTTTATGTCATGCTGTTGTTCAGATTTGGTATTTATGTAGGTTCAATCTTAAACACAGAACCAGTGCTATTCCAAGACATCTTGGTATGCAATGTTTTAATTATAGTGAGTGGCCTCTTTTTGTGTTTATATTACCTACCTGCAATATATTTGAGCCAAAAAAAGAAGTCTCTTTATTTTGTGATGAAACAAAAGCTACAGAATTTTGGACATTGTCAAAAGTTCTATAAATTGTTTCCTTTtgctgaaacttttttttgggTGTTTTACATTATATTGCTTAAATAAAGGTGTAAATCATGTCCCATTATTTTGTGgtatttcaattaattttttaGAAGCTCATGGTTTGTCATTATTTCCACTAGTTTTGCATAGCAATAATTTTAATTCCAACACAGAAGCAgatctgttttttaaacttgCAGTAATGAAAAAAGGTATGTTAATTCTTGTAAGCAAAAGCTGAAGCATTTACAGTACCTCAGACTGGAAACCAttatgaaatcatttttatcaGAACATTCTCTAAAAAAGGTTTTACAATATAAAGATTAATACATTTATCCTTTGGAAAGTTGTAATGGCAATTTTACCAGATAATTTTAGCAGTACTGTATCCACTAGCGTTTCCATACAGATTTTAAGACAAGCTCAATGTTGCCATAAAAGGTGCTTTCTACAGTGTACCACGTCTTAACCAGTCAAATAAGCAGAAGAAAAGATGAATGAGAAACAATTGCTcataaattctttttttaataaaaatacacatatgtacagaaacattacaaaccagaacaaacacaaaactgaaaACTTGTAAAGTACATTTTTCAGGTATGTACTTCAGCGTTTTCAAACTGACTTCCTGAggtttcaaataataaaaaaaacttcaattgGAAACAAACTACAAATTACAAACTAAGAGTCCTGAGATGGGAGGTTACAATAGTGGTAAGATTAATTTCTGTGCATTGTGTTTATGGACTGAAACCTTACAATCATAAGTACCATCAAAGACAAGGGGAAGATTAAATACAGCACCTCCTAACAAGCAATTATGACAAGAAGGAAGAACAGCTACAGTCATCTACATCAAGCGTTTTTCTCAGTCCCTTTTcaatgcaaaaacatgtttctatTACAAGGTGTCAACTTTCAGCTTTTTGAAAGGCTAACGTGAATGTATTCTTCTTCTTTCAAAGGATCTTCTTAAGCAATGTGAAACCAGTTCCCAGACCACACTACCTCAAGTGCCTGGAATGtacaaaatgtcttttaaaagtAACAGTATTACTCTTTTATATTTCCTTTGTTATAATTCATCATGGTTTCCATCACCATTTGGTTTGACAAGTCTTCCTATGAGAAGAATGGAATTGGTCTTCTTGTCTTGGattaagaaaatgaatgggTGATCTACGTAGAACAGCTTGGGTGACCTCATCTCTTCTCGACCATAAATATCCTGGTCAAAGGGGTTGCCATCTGTATCCAGGTCAAAGGCAGTAGCATGAAGGAAGTTGGAGAGGTGCAGGTCTTTCTTCCCAGTCATTCCGGAGAAATCAGCCTTGCTCTTATCAACAGCTTCAGCCAGACCCAGCTCCTGCAGGTGTTTCTGTTGAGACATAATAATTAAAATCCATTTAATTCCCAGTAAATCAGTCTGAGACACTGCCACCTTCTTACACTAAAAGTCTGCTGAATACACACAAAGAGGTCTCACTACAAATCAGTATGGTTACCCTATTGAAAGACATATGGTTTATAACTAGTTTGCACTCAAGTAACAACTCAgtggtaatttaaaaaatgaaaaagtaaatgtGTGTCACTGGCCACCTTCTATTAGATGTGTTCAATGTCAAGCTTACCTGAAGTTCATGGTTGACATCCACGTTTATTTTAGGAAGAGACACAGCCACAGCCCTCTCCTGAAGCTTGTTAGACCAGACACTGAGCTGCTCTTTGGTCAGCATCTTCTCTAGCCTCTCCAGAGGCTCCACGTGGAAAGGCATGATGATCATCATACTAGTTTGCCTGTGGCCAAGTGGCATCTCCACGATTTGCAACTGGTTGACTTCATCTTCGTAATATTTATAGAAGCCTGTATGAGAGAACATGCCGTTGTCAgaattaaaatgatgtttttttcccccagttaaaacaaaaaaggcagCTACTGAATGAAACACGGTGCAAAAATAAGAGGTATCTAGGATTTGATACAACCAAGCAATACACAGCCACCAAGTTACTGTTTTTGACAGTAAGTCAACTCGTAGTGGCAATGCTACtacatttcacaaaatattCTCTAATGGATACTTATAATCTAAATAATCTGTACATTACCAGATAATCAAAAAAACAGGCAGAAATTGGTGCGTTTTACATATTTGCATGAATCTCTGCACCGTTATGGGACCCAAGAATTAAGACATTTATTttagtgtatttatttttattttacaaatacaactTTAACTTTAAAGATGGCAATTCTACCTGTCCGATGCATCATTGGCACAGAAACTGAGTGGGTTTTGGACATCAGGAAACCTCTGTTATCGACCATCTTATGGTGGAAGGCTTCACCCCAGTGAGCTGTCAGAATTAAAGagcaaaacagtaaataaagtaATTTCTGTGTCACTCTTTTTATATCTTGGAAGGTTTGTATATTTAACAATGGGAGAATACTTTAATCTATACTAAGCTTCAACTGGagtagttattttttaaaaactctttcGAACAACCATTTACATATGTACTAAGTTCCCAGTGAAACATCCTCAAGTGCTTTGCAACTCAGTTATAGATGCACTTGAAACCTAAACATATGAAAACTGCATCACTACAGCTTCTATGCTACCAACTTCTTCTCCACCTAATATTACTTACGTTTGAAATGCATAGCGTTGACAAACATGGCTCCATCAGACCCCGGTAAATCTCTGGTGATTTCAGACAATCTGCCCCCTGTGTTTTCTGCAGCCCACTCATTGATAGACTTCAGGGCGTTCCTCTTGTCTCTGAAGTTGATCTTGGAGTGGTCATGCCGGTAGTGCTTCCTGCTCTTCTCCACAAACTCCTGTCTGAGTTCGGCTGACGTCGGCCCATAGAGGCGACTGCCGACCTTCCAGGTGGTATTGCGTGCAGTTTCATTGCTGACGTCGTTGAAC
It encodes the following:
- the igbp1 gene encoding immunoglobulin-binding protein 1, with the translated sequence MAAAEGVSETQSSETESPKLSDLLDYGWKVFDDVDTTNEPTGSHPIQVKVKRGIIQLEEATRMAAQLDLFSRNEELEEIATADLKYLLLPALLGALTMKQVNLAKRLEQVQKARAYFVDFLKRCKEYDIMKFELPNSVESPDGNSNETSEDLGNGPPPSFHPPDLIAMATQRQAKIERYKQKKATEMKLSEIKAAVESGQAEDEIVRDFYLLNVRKWITIAVEEIESIDQEMEILKRMNVLKKHSAEPPQRQQQRPPMKPFILTKDVAQARVFGAGYPSLPTMTVSDWYEQHRKQGMLPDQGIPRSAADVDNEEREKEEKERQIENDDEEALQKARDWDNWKDTHRRGYGNRKNMG
- the LOC102682979 gene encoding serpin H1-like; translation: MAFKAAVVSFLIGIVVAEPVALKAPTSVLSESTVNLGLNLYHTMVKDPSLKSENILFSPVVVATSLGVMSLGAKDKTASQVKSLLRVNLHEDKLHPAFSELFNDVSNETARNTTWKVGSRLYGPTSAELRQEFVEKSRKHYRHDHSKINFRDKRNALKSINEWAAENTGGRLSEITRDLPGSDGAMFVNAMHFKPHWGEAFHHKMVDNRGFLMSKTHSVSVPMMHRTGFYKYYEDEVNQLQIVEMPLGHRQTSMMIIMPFHVEPLERLEKMLTKEQLSVWSNKLQERAVAVSLPKINVDVNHELQKHLQELGLAEAVDKSKADFSGMTGKKDLHLSNFLHATAFDLDTDGNPFDQDIYGREEMRSPKLFYVDHPFIFLIQDKKTNSILLIGRLVKPNGDGNHDEL